The following nucleotide sequence is from Anaerobiospirillum thomasii.
AGAATACCAAACAGGATCTGAAAGAGCATATTGGTAATGAAAAATACAAGAGAGCCTGCACCTGATGATGAGCCCTCCTCATCGTCACTTCTGCTCATAAATGTTGATACAGCTGTGGCTGCAATGTATGAGAAGAAATACACAAAGGTATTTAATACACCCTGCAGTAAAGACATGGTTACCATATCGCCGTTGGCAATATGTGAGATCTCATGTCCAAGCACGCCCTTGACCTCGTCCTGAGACATATTGTTCAAAAGACCCCTTGATACTGCAACCAGTGCTGCATTCTTACTTGCACCTGTAGCAAAGGCATTAGGATCATCTGACTCATAGATACCAACCTCTGGCATGGCAATACCGGCCTTTTGTGACAGCTCGGCAATGGTATCTAATAAAAAAGCCTCTTCATTGCTTGATGCTGTTGTAAAAGTATTAACACCGTAAGCTTTTTTACACATCCACTTGGACATGAACAGAGAAATAAATGATCCAACAAAACCATAAATGGCACACATAATCAAAAGTGAGGTATATGAGCCGCTTGAAATTCTGATGTTAAACACATTCATCAAAATCGAGCCTACAATACCGACTACAACTAAAATGCCTAGCTGCATCAGTATAAACAGCATTATGCGCATTAAAAACTCCTGTATAATGTCAAAAATTATTATAATATTACGATAAAAATTCTATCTGGGGTCGTTTATGCTACAGGCTGTTATTACACATATAGACACAAACACTGAAACTGCAATTCTAATTACAGATGGTAAATTGTACAAGGCTAAAATTAGCAAAGACTTAGAACATATAACAGCTGGCGCTCTGGCTCAAATTGAGATTATCTCAGCTCCGTCTTTATTCAAATATGGCGCATGCACCATCAAAGAGGCTCAAAACCTAAACTTTTATGATTTTAATACCAAACAATGCATAGCCACCACACAGAGTAATATAGAAAAGGATTTTGATGTTCTTGAGCGTATAGACGATTACATGATAGTTGCAGAAAGCTCTTCACTGCCAAAAGCTATACAGATGATTATAGATGAGGGCTTAAAATACAATGCCAATATGCTCTACAACGTTAAAATCAGCCACAAATCATATCTTCTGAGCAAAAATGCCCGCTTTATTGTCAGCGCCAAGCCTGCTATTGTTAAACATGATGAGATTGAGATGAAACCTGGCGTACATCTTGATTTTGATAAAAGAATTGTCAGACGCAACAGCCCTAATGATGCCTCAACCCGCTATATAAGAGTGCTTTTAGTATGTCTGCTCATTATTGTTCTGCCAATACTTCTGCGCCTTGGCAATTTAGGAACTTTAAGCACTGACACCTCAATAATACTCTCATGCCTTGGTATTATGCTCTCCCTTGCAGCCGGCCTTTATGTCAACTACAACAAAGAGTGCATCTACAGAGTAAAAGAGGCACACTTTAAAATCTAGAGTGCAGACAGAGACTTTAAAAGCACTCAAAGGGACAGGTGTGAGGCTTTAAATATTAATATTGCATGTGAGGGTATATACATGATTTATCTTATCTAAAGCCCACGCCTCATGGGTCTTTAGATACTCATGCAGCTCAAGAGTAAAATATACATAGTCAGCATCTTCTTTGACGTAGTATGCTCCAAGGCGCTCTTTGGCAAAGTCCAGACCTTTTTTATTGCTCTGCCTGACAAAGATGGTAAAGAGCCTGATACCAAGTTTCTGCGCTACCCCCCCCCATAGCCAAAAAACAGGCCTTTGTAAAGCCTGCAAATGGCTTTTTTACAAAGTAGTAGCCAAGATCGCACTGCCCATGCTCTATATCACTTAGATTAATAATGCCGCAGATGTGTCCGTCACACTTAAAACACAGACACAGCTTGTCAGTTCGCTCTTTTAGCGAAAGACAAAAAGCCATATGTTCATCAAGATCTATAATATCCTGCTGCACCATATTTACTCTGACACTCTCAAGATTGCGCAGCTGCAATACCTTTTTTAAATCAGTTTCAGATAAATTTTTAAAGTCTATAAGCTCTAGGGCGTGCATCTGTGATAGCTCCACAACTAATCCTGCTCATCAGGCTCTGAGTCTTTTACATCCTGCTTTGTGCCATTGATATACAAAGCTCCATCTTTATAGCTTACAGATGAGCTGTAGCTGTCAAAACCTTCAGAAAATACGCCATTGACAGAAGCATTTTCCATATCCTTCTGATATGAAGGAGGCAGCGATCTTATAAAACTCTTGGCAAGATTAATGCTGCTCTGAACCTCAAAGCTACTTATACTCTTCCAGATCTCATCGACAAAAAACTCAACCTTAGCATCAATCAGACTTTTATCTCCGCCGCTTACAAAGGAAAACTGTTTTAGATTAAAGCTAAAAAGCCCCTTGCCCAGCAGTGTCGCTACTGCCTTTTTGGCATCTTTGAGTTTAAGAGCCTTATCAATATTGCCAAGCATG
It contains:
- the htpX gene encoding protease HtpX yields the protein MRIMLFILMQLGILVVVGIVGSILMNVFNIRISSGSYTSLLIMCAIYGFVGSFISLFMSKWMCKKAYGVNTFTTASSNEEAFLLDTIAELSQKAGIAMPEVGIYESDDPNAFATGASKNAALVAVSRGLLNNMSQDEVKGVLGHEISHIANGDMVTMSLLQGVLNTFVYFFSYIAATAVSTFMSRSDDEEGSSSGAGSLVFFITNMLFQILFGILAQIVLMWFSRYREFKADEGSARLEGKECMIQALEALKEMGPSESKQEASMQALCINGGSNLSALFLSHPPLDQRIEALRRLNVV